From the Papaver somniferum cultivar HN1 chromosome 2, ASM357369v1, whole genome shotgun sequence genome, the window AAGACTGCAGTGCTTTCAGCTTCATCTGGAACTCTTGTAAGCATGAAATTATCCTCTTCAGATATACACTGTGGTAAAAGATCTAGAATAGAGTTACCAGTTTGAGGATTAGATGTACTCATAATACTATGGAAATGTGAAGTTAAGATACTTTCAAGATTATCTCTACCAGTGCACCAACTACCATCCACCTTTTTGAGTGTTTCAATACAGTTTCTGGATCTTCTCTTATTTATTTGGAGATGAAAATGCTTAGTATTTTGATCCAACTCATTGAAGATAGTTTCTCTTGACTTTTTCCTGTAGAATTCTTCCTCGCGAGCATGccattcttctatttctctttCAACTTCTATCACCATCTGTGTTTTATCTCTACCCTGATGTGGTTGTTCCAGATCTGAGAGTTGCTGTTGCAGAatattgagattattttggatATTGCCAAACGTGTTGCGATTCCAGACGTATAAAGTTCTTCTAGTTTCCGATAGCTTCTTATCCAAGGTAAAACTTGCTGACCCATTAAAACTTGTAGCCCAAGCATTGATAATTTCAGTTGTGCACGTACCTTCTCTTAACCAACACTCAAAAAACTTCCAGTTTTTTGAGCTGTGAAAATTGTTAGGAAATAAATCTAGAAAAATGGGACAATGATCTGAACCAAAAAAGGTAAGTGTTTAAGGAAAGAATCTGGAAAATAAATAAACCAATCTGGATTAACAAGGTATCTATCTAATCTTGTCTTGATTTTACCAGTACCATGCTTGTTACTGGTCCAAGTATAAGGATTTCCATGGAACCCTAAATCATTAAGGCCCGTTTCCAAAACAACCTGAGCTATAGAAGAAGCATGTGAGGAAAAGCCATTGCTATTTGATCTTTCATTATCATGTAAAGTAAGATTCAGATCTCCTATGAGAGCCCAAGGGCCAGTAATATCAAAGTTTTCACAAATGTTTTGTAAAAAATTCCACTGTTCTTTTTTCTCTTGAGGATAAGGAGAGCCATAAACACAAGACAGTAACCATTTAAGTTTAGATGGGTCACTATTTATTAGACAATGGATCATGTTTTTATCATGGTAGATGATATCTAATTCAAAACCATCCTTCCAGAGGAGACATATACCTCTAGCTAGCTCTTCCTATAGATGGGACATAGAAGTGATTTGGAAAATTTAAGGGTTTGATAAACCTTAAGATCTTATcggaatctattttttttttcttgcataaTGACAATATTAGGACTTAGCATTTTATTGAAGTCATAAGCATAGTTCCTAGTTTCTTTATTAGAAAAACCATTACAGTTCCACGCTACGATTTTCATAACTATATTATTCCTAATATGAAAACAACAGTAAAAGAAACAATGAAAACACTTTAGAAACCTAGAGATTAAAACTTTGAAACTTAAAAACACAGTTTTAGTTTTGTTATATACCTGTGCAGGATTTCCTCCATAGTCATTTGTGGGTTTCAGTTATTGCATCTCCTCATTATTGCAATCCATATCAGTCGCATTGTGATTCATACTAGCAGGTATGTCATTTCTTATGGTGCTAGGAGCAGTAACATGAATGTTATGAGGGTTCATGGATGGTTCTTGATTCAGTTGAGAGTTTCTCATTCTTTTTGTCTGCATGTTATCATCAacattttctccttcacctatttccTCCAGAGCTGAATACGTACCTCTTTCATCTTCATTGGATTCAAAAACATCAGCTTCTTCTTGCATTACAATCTCATATTCTGCAGTTGTGAAAATGTCTAGATATAGGAGATACGAGGTTTGAAGACAGGTATGCTCTTGATGATCTATGACAAAGCACTTGTCACAGATCTTTTTTGGTTGTAGCTCCCAATGATACCTAATCCAGACATCTTCACCAGTTATAGATTTCCACCATCCTCCACGGTGTAAATGCTTTTTAAGATCCATCTCTATTCTTGCTCTCACTGTGTTTCCATGTGTTGGCCTACAGTTTTCTGGTTTTGTCCAAATCTTCCTTCCCATAAAACTGATTGCTTCATCAATTACAGTCCTATTTAGATGTTCCATTTTTAGATACTTGAACTGGATATTGAACTCTTGATGAGTGAAAACATAGTCTTTCACTGCAGTGCCAGCAACAAACTTTTTGACTGCAAAAAGAGCTTCTCCCACGATCCAAGGACCATTGTTGATTATTGCATCTTGCTCCTCTTCATTGTTCAACCTCACCAGCATTAGGTTGTGTCCCACGACTCTTATCTTCTTATTCATGTATTGCCTCCACAATGAGTTGATGTCCTCCTTGATGGTTTTCATATCAATCTTATCCTTGAAAAGAAATTTTCCTAGCAGGGCATATGACCATTCTTCCTCAACAACATTATTGTTTGATGAACCACCTACTACAGCTCTTCTTTCCGTTGGAAGTTCGATAGACGCATTCCTTAGTTGTCTTGAGAGTTCATTAATCCTGTTGATACGACTGTTTGAACTTTCAGCCATTGCAGTGTTCCCTtgagattcaacatttttgttgACTTGGCTATTTGAACTTTCAGCCATAGCTATATGTTTTGGAATAAAATTTTTAGATCCACTGAAATGATGATGACTTGCCTTGGAATGCTTTTTAAGGAAAAATCTAGGGTATTTATTCTTCTCAAAAATCCTCAAAGATAATTTTCGCTTCCGATAATACTTCACAATATCTTTAAGATTAGGTAAAGAGTAGCAGAATATTTTGTTTTGGTAACAAAATCTGTTAGGAGGATAATCTGCAATGAATGTTTTACCAGAATTATTGATATTCGCAATATAAAGAGATAAATGTATATGACTTGCTTGACTGGCAATGAGAAAGAAATAACATGATTTTGGGTATGACTGGTAAGGTAAGTGCTATACTTATGGGGGGAGTAACTGTAATTTTGACAGCTAGAAAATAAGCTGCAATTACGGACTAAATTGCCAGTCTGATGACTAGCTAAAATAGTTTTGCACTTATGGAAATTTTCATCCAAAATTTTAGGGGGAAAAAAACTAGTTTGACTTTTTTTGAAAAGGATAGTTTTCGTCAGAGAGATCTGATGATCACGAGGATCAACATTTTGAAAATGTTCAATGACTGTAGCCTTGTAAAAAGCTACTGATCTACTAGTATGAATCACCATGCTAAAGATGATGATTTGCACTACTGCATTCCACACCACTGTTCTTGTATCAGAGGTTAGCATTCTGAAATTCACCACTGCAAATCCACCACAGGATACCCACAAATGTCTACTTTGGAAAGAAACTGCACCAAAAACAAATTACCTCTCCGTTTATGGAGTGAAGATTATAGGGAGATAGATGATTGAAGACTAAGTAGAAATCATGTGAAAAACAAGAGATAAGACAAAGATAATCCAATAAAAGTTCCACAAGATTCAAGGATTATTCATAAGAAAAACTAATTgcgaaaaagaacaaaaaactgACTATGGAGTTTTAAAGAAAtcataaaccaagaaaatggaataATCCCAGAAAAGTTCCACAAGATTCAGGGATCattcaagaaagaaaaacaactatgCTCATACCTTTCGACCTTTCAACTTTCTTCTCCTCCTCACTTTCACTAGGTTTTCATGTTTTAACTTACCTAAAGCTCAATCCAGGTTTTCACTTAAGGTTGTTTGGAACTTGACCAGTCAGGGAGTTGTTCTGAATGAATCTGAAATGTGGATAAATTTTCAAAACTAACGGAGAAGACATAAAAGAATTTGATCCCAAGCATGCTGTGATTCATACAAGAAATCTTCATCAGATTCTCAGCTTAACAAAGAACTAGTTTAACAAACCTACACTTTAGTCGCAACACTAGGTGATATTGATCCTGAAAATCCATATTTGACAGGTTTTTATTAGCAAAACACCAGAAAGGTTTCGCCAGTACTTTAAAAAAACGAGGAGCAGAGCAAAATATCAAGACGCACGGGTCCCAACTCACAAAGATGTTATGCGAATACGAATTCTTTTGGAGGAGCATATAACTCAGTTTATAAATAACCGAGAAGTATACATGGATCACCATTCCAATCAGCAAGAGGATTCTGAAGACAAATTTCCACTCCATCCGAAGTCCAAAGTTACTGCAAGATAACAAACATCCcatgttaaaattaaaaaaaccaattttttcaaTGCGAATAACGAAAGatatgttggagtcttgcaacaatagaagaaacgtcagatgtatcaaacaataaatataaagaaccgtatcaaacaactctaccacgaacaaattgatgagggcagaatcacaggttcaacaaactgtccttaacacattagttcgcgggtatactctaaagtaatgctaaaccccaacgtgcgaagatgtgtccaggataagactgcccgatataacttgtattagcacaatacaagttacccactcctaaactcagcaacggggatggaagtaaaacgccgcacgaaaataaaagcaagaagatgaagaaaagtagacctagagatggtcgctgcttgtatgttttgaaaagagattttcgagttgtatttataggaaaattaacttgcaaatcaagttaggtttaggttttttcttataaaacgagttttgtttcttgtaaaacaattaaacacaaaaaggaattttttccataaataaaactcttaaataaattacttatcaagttaaaaagttgcaaaaaaataatttcaagtagacacggacttggtgcttggtacacgcgcatgggcatgggtcgaaacatgtatttttcgtcccacccgctccacccacattatTGTACAACATATCCAtcagaacatggtaatatagtggagcacctctttagttttccacaatgtgggactaaaggttccatttcattcactcaaaaatgagtgagtatccttagacccttaggtcatgagatcaaaccacaccaagaccaaaaaatcatttattaaataactcattttctccaacaatcccccacatgaatgaaatctcggtaaaaaacgaaaaatcagagtacggaaaataccatttaggcaaaggtgtcgatgaggtcttgaaccttgcttagtgagaagttaccggaactactatctagacagtgaactatgtcttgaactgcgtttggtgtaattctaataacatccatgcatgatatcctccaagtgttgctaagtttgtgtcgttttgtccattttggcgctggacatatcctgtttctcaaaatgctttccattctcattggaagcgacccacttcctcattcagataggtgaattccatcaagagtgtttactgctacaccccacttcaatcttaaattgaaactatagaactcattaagacttaattaaaagtcaccctccacatgcagtcacactatcacatcaacaccatagggaagggacagagaatgaaattctctgatagtgtttacctttacctaccataaattagttgtctcattcgaaaccttgttattggaatctccaatcagcaaggttgagtatccttcatggcaagtttaattatttgagcctaagccccatccccttcgatgctttactaactatctcctttggaaaacctttcgtcaaagggtccgcgatattctccttggaccttgtccaatctatggaaataacgcctgtagAGATtgataatttcaaagaatcatgtcttctacgcatatgtatagactttccattgtagaagctattcttagctctacctattgcagatttgctgtcacaatgtatcgatatagctggcacaggcctatgccagagaggaatatcttctaaaaagtttcttagccattcggcctcctctcctgctttatctaacgcaataaactctgactccatagttgagcgagctatacatgtctgtttgtaaatcttccaagatacagaagcacctgctagagtgaatacatatccactcgtagacttagactcctctgagtatgctatccagttcgcatcgcaaaatccctcaaggacggacggatacccttcgtaattcaaacaaaatgtcattgtgtacttcaagtactttagtactctattaagtgcatcccaatgtttctgccctggattacaagtatacctgcttaacctactcacaacataagcaatgtctggtctcgtacaattcatcaaatgcatcagacttcctatgactctcgagtattcaagttggttaacacctacacccttattcttcatgagtttgcaagaagaatcatatggagtgcaaacaggattacagtcaaactgattatatatcttaagtatggattcaacataatgagactgactcagactataaccATTAGAAGTTTTTATAATCTTCATCcttaatatgacatcagcgggtcCGAAgtatttcatgtcaaagttctcattcaacattttcttagtggtattaataacatccatgtttgtacctagtataagcatatcatcaacatacaagcatacaatcacacaggcatccttgacaagtttagtataaacacacttatcagattcattaattctaacaccactagaaatcatcacatgatcaaacttctcatgccactgtttatgtgcttgtttcaatccatacaaagatttcttcagtttacaaaccttcttctcacaacctttaactacaaagccttcgggttgttccatataaatttcttcatctaattcaccattcaaaaacgttgtctttacatccatttgatgtatctgtaggttatggacagaagctatagcaattaacatcctaatggagctaattctacttactggtgaatatgtatcaaagaagtctataccttctatctgtttatagcctttagctaccaacctagccttgtatttttcaatagttccatttatattacattttctcttgaaaatccatttacaacctatggccttagaccctggaggtaaatctacaagttcaaaagtaccgttttatcgaatggaatccatttcactaattgaagcttctttccaccacggagcttcaggacaagtcatgacttctttataagtctggtgatcagactcggctaggtatgtaatgcaaccaggataggttttcttagttttaacccttttacctcttctaggttctatttctggttcatcttcctctaaaggtaatgactgactggatgatggaaattctaggggatcatctaaacatctctttcgagaatcacgtttcataggaaaaacattctcaaagaactcagcacccctagactccatgatagtaatATAGTGGAAGAGGAACTTGGTACAGGGTATACGCGCATGgatatgggtcgaaacatgtatttttcgctctacccgctccacccacattgttttacaacatatccaagagaacatggtaatatagtggagcacctaatttagttttccacaatgtgggactaaaggttccatttcattcactcaaaaatgagtgagtatccttagacccttatgTCATGAAATCAAACCACACCAGGAccaaaaaattatttattaaataactcattttctccaacaagatAAACCCTGGCACAACTCTCTGCTCCTTTCAGCATCACCCATTTGAGTGAAGGCACAAGAACAAGGTACATGTTAATCATTCATGCCACTCTTGTAAGTTAATGTCCCAACTCCCAACTGTTGATCTCACCTGATCCTGTTACTAAATGAAATTTGAGATTTTCCTGAATTGTGTGCAAGGAGGAAAATATGCCAGGACGGAATTTTCAGTACTAATCAAACCATCTCGAGGAATAGTTCTTCCCTCCAAGGAGAATTCAGAACTGGTCCAAAAATCTCCCCGGAACTGATCACTTAGTAGGAGTGATTTCAATCACATCAACGCCAAATAAAGTTCACTGTACTTGATTATAACCTGCTGAATCAAAATTTCTTCTAAAAATCACAAGATTTTCCCGGGCACTTAGAAAACCATATACATAACCCAAATATCAAGACCCTTCAAAGGTGTATAAAAAAGTGAACTCGGTTTACAGAACCCACTCCCGAAAACTCAAATTTCTAACTACAACTAAATAAAAAATTCGGTTTGGTTTAACCAACAAAACGTCAAACAGTAACAAAGAATTATTTTTTGTACGCGCGCATAAAAAAAGAAGTTACACGACTAGTGCATAGATACAAGTGGGTACCGGTTTCAGCGGGTCGATACAAAtccatttaaaataaaaaaaaatcatggccGTTTTTGAACTTTTTGTATTTGTACCCTCCCGAACAATTACAGTACCCGACAGTCACGGACTTTCACTTTTGGCGAGAAAGAAATTGCCGTATTTTTTAAAACAAATATTACTCCAGGCCATTGACCTAATTGATAATGATGCTTGTATGACATCTTAATTTTTCTCATTCTGTTCAAAAGAGGGACAATGCATTTTAGCCTAGCTAAATTGGGGTCTATACCACTTAATTGGGCCCATCAAATTTTTCTTCGCACACCATCAAATTACTCTGGGCAcccaaatttctaaaaaatactaatttactcccacattaattcctaaaacaatctcatataaatactaatctttccattttcagtaaatccaaaaacaaaaaaacctaaacctaaaaaactttctattttcttccatctttccaaattctcaaaaccctaatcaaaaaaaatcttcatcctcttctccaacgaaTCTTCGATCtaaccaagaaaaaggtaaatctccatcaacccattTTATGATTTGcatttcttcattgatttacatgtttaaatcttcaattttcgAAAGTCAAAATCTCTGAttacacccagaatcggtttatgttgacatatcgaatAAACTGATTCAGGGTTTTATTCTCcggccatgaagagcatgcacagtaatcggtttatatgatgattaacatcaaccgattcttgGTTTAGAAACGAAATATGAAAATACATCTACAGAATCGTATAAGTGCTTTAGAATAATCTGATTCTGTTACATTTTGTTCTTTTAATTATGCAATCACATAATCGGGTTTTATGTGCTTGATAATTTACCGATTATGTTTGTCTCTTCAGATTCCTTTTCATAATCAAATTTTATACAtgtaccacataaaccgatttctAATGTTTCACACTCCTGTATGTTTTTGTagtcagaatcggattacatatgtttaattaTGTACCGATTCTtaactattttttttgttttatatagatATGGACTTCAGACACCTAGCGTTTTACTCTCGAGAGCTCACCTTGGAGGACATTCTTAGGAAACCACAAAGAGTACCAGAAAGAAGCCTCTATAAGTTTTCCTATGGGCGTGAGACCCATCTTGAACAAGCCCTCGCATTGGTTGACAAGCTTGCACTGGAGGAGCTTCATGAGGTCATAAGGTTCACTAggatgaggagaaacatgatttcaGATGAGAGGGAGCTCCATGAAAAATggaaggtatgtggaaactaatGGCTCAAGCAcaagctgctgctcctgatgGTGCTGATGCTGGTGATGTTGGTGCTGGTGCTCCTGCTGATGGTGGTGCTGCAAATTCTCCCAGTGGTGCTGCTTCTGCTGATGCTGGTGCTCTTGCTCTTTAAGTTTTAGATGTTAAAAGTTTAGGTTTATTAGACTTGTGGTTGTTTTAAGTTCTTAACACTCTTTTATGGTTTGTATTTTGATCTCTGAGTTGAacttaattataattatgtgttgCTCGATAATTCTAGCCTGACATGCCAACAATCGGTCTACTTGATATGTCAATATAAACTGATTGTGCAAGCTATTTTTCCTATATGTTTTTCAAGCTAGAATCGGGTCacatatgaatatatataaaccgattagtgtcggtgaaaattcaaaattttaacatgtatttaattgttttatgttgGTCACAAGAAAGAACGATTCCTTGTGGCATAAAAACTTAATCGGGTTATACAGACCTTCGAGAAGATCGATTATACCAAATTATTtcacgtttttcaaaaaaaaatagccgttagggattttctctataaatagagacctcgcCTTTGGAAcccatttgccccaaaattgatcattttattccccctcacttcatatactccacaactactgatttcatacctccacatacaagaaatgacatcatttgattcaaacgaagatttgacaatcaccaaagcatggtacatggaaactcgagttagacgtcaatcctccgtaagggtggattcCGTAACCTTTTGGGATaaggtacacaacaaatttagccaagagttTGGAAATCCTAATGGatgaagtgttcaacaagtccatgataggcacctagtcaccgaaaatgcgatacttgcttatttagctaTCCAATCTCGGATTTTTAATGCTCACCCCTTCAACTTGTTCATTGAACaattgtaagtatttttgtggtttgttttacgtaaaccatgttgttttatctttcaatgaaacaccactaacaaatataaatttgttcttttgtttttgtagcacgaagtcgtaaAGGCGCGCTagttggaggaaaagggggaagcatttgtattcgatgcaagctatcacttcttggtaGAAAAAAAATCCCGGAGGATGACCCGGACTTCATGGATCGTGTATCGTCttcggaggaagattgatggatttagaagtttttgtatagcttttgtgggtagacctctatgtaaaccctcacgagattataactcgtccactagggtagcctaggggtttaaaggcttgatgcatgtgctaaatgcatcctacaataataatggaatgaatgaaaaaaaatcgtatgaaaggaaacaatcggtttatatatgtaataCGTAAAACCCGATTAACAAAATCGGATTATACATATGGCAACGTTAACCAATTATAGATATCCTCTGTTAATTTGGAAACACCAATCCAGAATCAATTTACACGTGCAtaaacgtaaaccgattctgagtaatgtttacgaaaaaaaatcaaaatatttaatGTTTTGAAGAACTCTCTAGCATTAGTTAATTTCAAATCCAAAACATAACTAACTTCTAATACaattaattaatattaatttATCAGGAGTAAAATAGGTACTTAGATGGCGTGAAGGTTATTTCTAATGACCATTTTTATCATCTAGCTATAGACCCAAATTAAGTGATATAGATCCCAATTTAACCGGGCATtttagctttaagtgtaaaagaaaaagaaagagaaaaaaaaaaaaatttaaatgtgACCTTAGAAGTTAGAACCTTGCCGCTGTTATTTACATTTGGGGCCACCACGTCCTCCAAAGTGAAGAATATTGTGGTCTGGATAATATTCCGCTTCATAATGCTCTGGACAATCGATGGTATCTTCAGTTTTTTCTGGTTTTAAACTTTTATTATTCATGTTAATGTACTGAAGGGTATCAACGGAACCAGCATCAGCAACATATGCACTTACTGGTTGACCACTTCCCATTGGTGGGCTACTTCCATCTTCACCAGACTTTACGCGACCACCCCAAAAAACAGATGTAGCGCCTGGTAAAAACCCTGGGAGTAATTCTTTTGGCCAATACCCAATTTGAATATTTTCTCCGAGAGTCAACCACCATTTCCCTTCGAGTTTATCCTACACCGTTACAAGACATTCTTATCATTTTCCAGCATATGGAAATCAAAAACAGAAATCTCAAATTCTTTAAGTTCAAGATGCAAAGCTTTCTAATCAAGCATACATCTGACAAACAATTTCTAGATGAAACACCTTGCATTTGCTCTATTAAAAATTTTTCAAGATGCAAAGCTTTCTAATCATGCATACATCTGACAAACAATTTCTAGATGAAACACCCTGCATTTGCTCTATTAAAATTTTTATTTGTACTTGTACTACTTataaggttttatttttttactacCCCTATGGAGTAAGCAAATGCTATGACAGGCATATTGCCTGAGTTCCAATCCTCCAATATATTAACTTAAAGCTAATATCATGTTTGTCTTATATTTTCGGATCTGACTAATCAAAAGTAACTTGATTCAtctgtttttttgtttgttatatGACAGGCATACTACACAGTTTTGTAACGTTACTTACCAGACTAATCTGTACACTTAACATAACTTGTTCGCCACCGATTTCTGACATCTTGGAAAAATGCATATCAGGAGTGTATACCGAATGTGTTTGAACAAAGCCATAGCAAAGAGTGTTATAGCAACCAGTACTCTTCCCACCATCAGCCTTTTCAACAATGAAACCATGTTTAAGTAAGATTTATTAGGATATATTAATAGTAATAATgaggcaaaaaaaataaaataaaataacgttATTGATTCTAGAAACTTACAGTCCAGTACGCAAAACTTCGGGTCACATCATCACCATATAATTGTGGATCTACCTGTTACATTTGTGTATACATTTATTCCAAACAGTTCAAGTCACATACAATAAATATAGACGTCAAAATATATTAAGTGACCGCACTTCTTTGAGTACTTGGAAACGGGCCCAAATAATTTTTTTAGGTATGATTGAGCTACATTCAGTATTATAGGTTCCGTCGGTGAGTTTGTAATGTTTCACTGGCTGTTGATGATTTATCGTTTTGTTCTCTATTTTAGTAATCAATCGAATTGGTTGATAGGGTAACAAAAGAGTGAAGAGTAAACGAAACCAAGTAAGTCAACTACTGCTGCCCATAATATTCACATACAAAATTTTCATCCTTTTCTTTTACAGGTAAATAGTTTTCTGCTAACGAGTTTCGAATTCCAAGTCATTACCTAATGATTTTATCAATGTAATAGAGTGATACTTAAAACGACTAAGAATAAGTCTACATGGTTTAAAATATTATTAGACGCGAGGAATATAAATTGTATAAAATGGATTGTAATTTGGTACATACCCTCCATCCATATTTAATGACATTGGTTTGCTCCAGTGAACCAGATTGAAGAGCGATCTCAGCTGAACTGAATTGATCCCGGTTCACGCTAGGATTCCAAACATTGAATATTCCACTTGCTCCATGAATTGTTTCATCCAGCTTTGTTTGGTATGAAACACCTGCTCTCTGAAAATTACCAGTTTGACAAAGACAAGACCCAACAAATTCTTAA encodes:
- the LOC113351177 gene encoding uncharacterized protein LOC113351177, coding for MIHCLINSDPSKLKWLLSCVYGSPYPQEKKEQWNFLQNICENFDITGPWALIGDLNLTLHDNERSNSNGFSSHASSIAQVVLETGLNDLGFHGNPYTWTSNKHGTDLFPNNFHSSKNWKFFECWLREGTCTTEIINAWATSFNGSASFTLDKKLSETRRTLYVWNRNTFGNIQNNLNILQQQLSDLEQPHQGRDKTQMVIEVEREIEEWHAREEEFYRKKSRETIFNELDQNTKHFHLQINKRRSRNCIETLKKVDGSWCTGRDNLESILTSHFHSIMSTSNPQTGNSILDLLPQCISEEDNFMLTRVPDEAESTAVLKCMKPWKAPGPDGFPPGFLQTQWTVVKKDVIRMVHDFFQSGKLLKKMNKTNLCLIPRTNLPHTPGD
- the LOC113351178 gene encoding uncharacterized protein LOC113351178 codes for the protein MASFIGLQSVYIVALLGSLLLTYHVPVLVEGRMDMATRLTQEEELNIERQLGILNKPPTKTIHAPWGDTYDCIEFHKQPTFDHPLLKHHKIKMNEEFLSTNSTKTSMNQVDRCLKGTVPIRRTTRGDFIRAKLSSNAQADQYRAGVSYQTKLDETIHGASGIFNVWNPSVNRDQFSSAEIALQSGSLEQTNVIKYGWRVDPQLYGDDVTRSFAYWTADGGKSTGCYNTLCYGFVQTHSVYTPDMHFSKMSEIGGEQVMLSVQISLDKLEGKWWLTLGENIQIGYWPKELLPGFLPGATSVFWGGRVKSGEDGSSPPMGSGQPVSAYVADAGSVDTLQYINMNNKSLKPEKTEDTIDCPEHYEAEYYPDHNILHFGGRGGPKCK